Proteins encoded together in one Gemmatimonadetes bacterium T265 window:
- the sucC gene encoding succinate--CoA ligase [ADP-forming] subunit beta: protein MNIHEYQAKDILRRYGVPIPPGDVATTPHEAEAIARRIGKPVMVKAQVHAGGRGKAGGVKYCPTPEAAREKAQAILGMDIKGLTVEKVLVAEAADIGTEAYVGIIVDRATKKPVFMVSAAGGIDIEEVAATTPEKIKYHPVDPVFGLQPFEAQQLGFFLYDDAKQARAAAKIMQALYKAFVENGCSLAEINPLVVTPAGEVIAVDAKMVIDDNELERRADLEALRDESSEAPSEVMARKANLTFIKLDGNVGCVVNGAGLAMATMDLVKYYGGEPANFLDIGGSSNPEKVVNALRIITADPNVKAILFNIFGGITRTDDVANGIVTATKQNPLQVPIVIRLTGTNEEVAVRILEENGFSAMTDMDTAVQKAVELATGNAATGGAATAGAAA, encoded by the coding sequence GTGAACATCCACGAATATCAGGCGAAGGACATCCTTCGCCGCTACGGCGTGCCGATCCCGCCGGGCGACGTCGCGACGACGCCCCACGAGGCGGAGGCGATCGCACGCCGGATCGGCAAGCCGGTCATGGTGAAGGCCCAGGTGCACGCGGGCGGCCGCGGGAAGGCGGGCGGCGTGAAGTACTGCCCGACGCCCGAGGCCGCGCGCGAGAAGGCGCAGGCGATCCTCGGCATGGACATCAAGGGCCTAACGGTCGAGAAGGTGCTCGTCGCCGAGGCCGCCGACATCGGCACCGAGGCGTACGTCGGGATCATCGTCGACCGCGCGACCAAGAAGCCGGTGTTCATGGTCAGCGCGGCGGGCGGCATCGACATCGAGGAGGTCGCCGCGACGACCCCCGAAAAGATCAAGTACCACCCCGTCGACCCCGTGTTCGGCCTGCAGCCGTTCGAGGCGCAGCAGCTCGGATTTTTCCTGTACGACGACGCGAAGCAGGCGCGCGCCGCCGCGAAGATCATGCAGGCGCTGTACAAGGCGTTCGTCGAGAACGGCTGCTCGCTGGCCGAGATCAACCCGCTCGTCGTCACGCCCGCCGGCGAGGTGATCGCCGTCGACGCGAAGATGGTCATCGACGACAACGAACTCGAGCGCCGAGCCGATCTCGAGGCCCTGCGCGACGAAAGCTCCGAAGCGCCGAGCGAGGTCATGGCGCGCAAGGCCAACCTCACGTTCATCAAGCTCGACGGCAACGTCGGTTGCGTCGTGAACGGCGCGGGCCTCGCGATGGCGACGATGGACCTCGTGAAATACTACGGCGGCGAGCCGGCCAACTTCCTCGACATCGGCGGCTCGTCGAACCCGGAGAAGGTCGTCAACGCGCTCCGCATCATCACCGCCGACCCGAACGTCAAGGCGATCCTGTTCAACATCTTCGGCGGCATCACGCGCACGGACGACGTCGCGAACGGCATCGTGACCGCGACGAAGCAGAACCCGCTGCAGGTGCCGATCGTCATCCGCCTCACGGGCACCAACGAGGAGGTCGCGGTCCGCATCCTCGAGGAGAACGGCTTCTCCGCGATGACGGACATGGACACCGCCGTGCAGAAGGCGGTGGAACTCGCGACCGGCAACGCCGCGACCGGCGGGGCCGCGACGGCGGGGGCGGCGGCGTGA
- the ndk gene encoding nucleoside diphosphate kinase translates to MSDRTLAIVKPDAFDAAKAGNILALLESKGFALRAARVLHLTADQAGEFYAVHKGRPFYEDLVSFMTSAPCMPVVLEKAGAVAALREAIGATDPAEAAEGTVRKLYAESKGRNAIHASDSDENAAREIGFFFAAADIA, encoded by the coding sequence ATGTCCGACCGCACGCTCGCCATCGTCAAGCCCGACGCGTTCGACGCCGCCAAGGCGGGCAACATCCTCGCCCTGCTCGAGAGCAAGGGGTTCGCGCTCCGCGCCGCCCGCGTGCTTCACCTCACCGCCGATCAGGCGGGTGAGTTCTACGCGGTGCACAAGGGGCGCCCCTTTTACGAAGACCTGGTCTCGTTCATGACCTCCGCGCCGTGTATGCCAGTCGTGCTCGAGAAGGCGGGCGCAGTCGCCGCACTCCGTGAGGCGATTGGCGCGACCGACCCGGCCGAAGCCGCCGAGGGCACCGTGCGGAAGCTGTACGCGGAGAGTAAGGGTCGAAATGCAATCCACGCGTCGGATTCGGACGAGAACGCCGCGCGCGAGATCGGATTTTTCTTCGCCGCCGCCGACATCGCGTAA
- the rpmF gene encoding 50S ribosomal protein L32 produces MAVPKRRTSKRKKRARNTHKAAPAIAIQACPQCRSMKRPHRVCGECGYYDGEPRIETQQDA; encoded by the coding sequence ATGGCCGTCCCGAAGCGCCGTACCTCCAAGCGGAAGAAGCGCGCCCGCAACACGCACAAGGCCGCCCCTGCGATCGCCATTCAGGCATGCCCGCAGTGCCGCAGCATGAAGCGCCCGCACCGCGTGTGCGGCGAGTGCGGCTACTACGACGGCGAGCCCCGGATCGAGACGCAACAGGACGCCTGA
- a CDS encoding phosphate acyltransferase, with the protein MARVAVDAMGGDLAPRAPVAGALLALAELPGEHTIDLVGQTGVIEAALDDLLGGEFAAHAAQRARVHVIEAPDVIAMSDKPRVAIRGKPRSSMVVGLRRQAEGLADAFVSAGNTGAQMAASMFFLGLHEGLTRPAIGTVLPTTRKPLVMLDSGANVDCSAEELVQFARLGAVYAEDVLGRPEPAVGLLSIGEEPEKGNAVVQEAHRMLRAERGLAFLGNVEGRDIPGGACDRGPIDVVVCDGFVGNVVLKFYEALAPTLMGVFARALGAEREVLAEAFKELDYSEHGGAPLLGVKGVSIISHGKSSPRAIKNAIKVAVRVVEARMSDHVGKRLIDAAAAAASTPPAASPA; encoded by the coding sequence TTGGCGCGCGTCGCGGTGGACGCGATGGGGGGCGATCTCGCCCCCCGCGCCCCGGTCGCGGGCGCGCTGCTCGCCCTGGCCGAGCTGCCCGGCGAGCACACGATCGACCTCGTCGGCCAGACGGGCGTGATCGAGGCGGCGCTCGACGATTTACTCGGCGGCGAGTTCGCCGCGCACGCCGCCCAACGCGCACGCGTGCACGTGATCGAAGCGCCGGACGTGATCGCGATGAGCGACAAGCCGCGCGTCGCGATCCGCGGCAAGCCGAGGAGCAGCATGGTCGTCGGGCTCCGCCGCCAGGCGGAAGGCCTCGCCGACGCGTTCGTCTCGGCCGGGAACACCGGGGCGCAAATGGCCGCCTCGATGTTCTTCCTCGGGTTGCACGAAGGGCTCACGCGGCCGGCCATCGGGACAGTTCTCCCGACCACGCGCAAGCCGCTCGTCATGCTCGACTCGGGCGCGAACGTCGACTGCTCGGCGGAGGAGCTCGTCCAGTTCGCACGTCTCGGTGCCGTGTACGCGGAAGACGTCCTCGGCCGCCCGGAGCCCGCCGTCGGACTGCTGTCGATCGGCGAAGAACCCGAAAAGGGCAACGCGGTCGTACAGGAGGCGCACCGAATGCTGCGCGCCGAGCGCGGCCTCGCCTTCCTCGGCAACGTCGAAGGGCGCGACATCCCTGGGGGCGCGTGCGACCGCGGGCCGATCGACGTCGTCGTGTGCGACGGCTTCGTCGGCAACGTCGTGCTCAAGTTCTACGAAGCGCTCGCGCCGACGCTGATGGGCGTGTTCGCGCGCGCGCTCGGCGCCGAGCGCGAGGTGCTCGCCGAGGCGTTCAAGGAGCTCGACTACTCCGAGCACGGCGGTGCCCCCCTGTTAGGCGTCAAGGGCGTCAGCATCATCTCGCACGGGAAGAGCAGCCCGCGCGCGATCAAGAACGCGATCAAGGTCGCCGTGCGCGTGGTCGAGGCGCGCATGAGCGACCACGTCGGCAAGCGGCTCATCGACGCGGCCGCTGCCGCCGCCAGCACGCCTCCCGCGGCCTCCCCGGCCTGA
- a CDS encoding succinate--CoA ligase [ADP-forming] subunit alpha, with translation MSVFVDKNTRLVVQGITGRDGSFHARQMLEYGTNVVAGVTPGKGGQTFQDTVPIFNTVEDAVRETGANTSVIYVPPPFAADAMMEAAAAGVKLVVCITEGVPVVDMLRVRPYVIAQGARLIGPNCPGLITPGEAKVGIIPGRICTPGNVGVVSRSGTLTYEVVYHLTRAGLGQSTCVGIGGDPINGTGFLDVLEAFENDPATKAVAMMGEIGGTDEQDAATFVKERMTKPVVGFIAGQTAPPGRRMGHAGAIISGSSGTAAEKIEAFRAAGMGVAQRPIDFVELVRERLA, from the coding sequence GTGAGCGTCTTCGTCGACAAGAACACGCGCCTCGTGGTGCAGGGCATTACCGGGCGCGACGGCTCGTTCCACGCGCGCCAGATGTTGGAGTACGGGACGAACGTCGTCGCGGGCGTCACGCCGGGGAAGGGCGGGCAGACGTTCCAGGACACCGTCCCGATCTTCAACACGGTCGAGGACGCGGTCCGCGAGACCGGAGCGAACACGAGCGTCATCTACGTGCCGCCGCCGTTCGCGGCCGACGCGATGATGGAAGCGGCCGCGGCCGGCGTCAAGCTGGTCGTCTGCATCACCGAGGGCGTCCCCGTGGTCGACATGCTCCGCGTGCGCCCGTACGTGATCGCGCAGGGCGCCCGCCTGATCGGGCCGAACTGCCCCGGCCTCATCACGCCGGGCGAGGCGAAGGTCGGCATCATCCCCGGCCGCATCTGCACGCCGGGGAACGTCGGCGTCGTCAGTCGCTCGGGCACGCTCACCTACGAAGTCGTCTACCACCTCACGCGCGCGGGGCTCGGCCAGAGCACGTGCGTCGGCATCGGCGGCGACCCGATCAACGGCACGGGGTTCCTCGACGTGCTCGAGGCCTTCGAGAACGACCCCGCGACGAAGGCCGTCGCGATGATGGGCGAGATCGGCGGGACCGACGAGCAGGACGCGGCGACGTTCGTCAAGGAGCGCATGACGAAGCCGGTGGTCGGCTTCATCGCCGGGCAGACCGCGCCGCCGGGGCGCCGGATGGGGCACGCCGGCGCGATCATCTCGGGGTCGTCGGGGACGGCCGCGGAGAAGATCGAGGCGTTCCGCGCCGCGGGCATGGGCGTCGCCCAGCGCCCGATCGACTTCGTCGAACTCGTGCGCGAGCGCCTCGCCTAA
- the fabH gene encoding 3-oxoacyl-[acyl-carrier-protein] synthase 3, which yields MKRPVAYIAGTGRGVPAAVMTNHDFGARGIETTHEWVVERTGIHERRIADDATTTAMMAADASRAAMAKAGVQAGELDAIVLSTATPDRLLPSTAVDVQAALGATRAAAFDLSAACSGWIYGLTVAEGLIATGTAETVLVIGAEKMSAIIDWSDRATCVLFGDGAGAAVLKRHKPTVAAALRAPKGILSSFMRSDGTLAELLWRPGGGASVPFTEAVLAERSHYVKMAGREVFKHAVRSMSEAADRALDAARLTGTDVDLMIPHQANVRIIEATAKHASISMDKVFVNVNRYGNTSSASIGIALDEAIECGRVKEGSTVLLVAFGAGLTWASMVVRF from the coding sequence GTGAAGCGTCCCGTCGCCTACATCGCCGGCACCGGCCGCGGCGTCCCCGCCGCCGTCATGACCAACCACGACTTCGGCGCGCGCGGGATCGAGACCACGCACGAGTGGGTCGTCGAGCGGACCGGGATCCACGAGCGTCGGATCGCGGACGACGCCACGACGACGGCGATGATGGCCGCCGACGCGAGCCGCGCCGCAATGGCCAAGGCCGGCGTGCAGGCCGGCGAGCTCGACGCGATCGTGCTGAGCACGGCGACGCCGGACCGGCTCCTCCCGTCCACCGCCGTCGACGTTCAAGCGGCGCTCGGCGCGACGCGGGCGGCCGCGTTCGATCTGTCGGCCGCGTGTTCCGGCTGGATCTACGGGTTGACTGTCGCCGAGGGACTCATCGCCACCGGGACGGCCGAAACAGTCCTCGTGATCGGCGCCGAGAAGATGAGCGCGATCATCGACTGGTCCGACCGCGCGACGTGCGTGCTGTTCGGCGACGGTGCGGGGGCAGCGGTGTTGAAGCGGCACAAGCCGACCGTGGCAGCCGCCCTCCGCGCGCCGAAAGGCATCCTCTCGTCGTTCATGCGCTCCGACGGGACACTCGCCGAGTTGCTCTGGCGCCCCGGCGGTGGCGCGAGCGTCCCGTTCACCGAAGCGGTACTGGCCGAGCGCTCGCACTACGTCAAGATGGCCGGGCGCGAGGTGTTCAAACACGCGGTGCGGTCGATGAGCGAGGCCGCCGACCGTGCGCTCGACGCGGCGCGTCTCACCGGAACCGACGTCGATCTGATGATCCCGCACCAGGCGAACGTGCGCATCATCGAGGCGACGGCGAAGCACGCGAGCATCTCGATGGACAAGGTGTTCGTGAACGTGAACCGGTACGGCAACACGTCGTCCGCTTCGATCGGCATCGCGCTCGACGAGGCGATCGAGTGCGGGCGCGTGAAGGAAGGGTCGACGGTGCTCCTCGTCGCTTTCGGCGCCGGGCTCACGTGGGCGTCGATGGTCGTCCGCTTCTGA